The Andrena cerasifolii isolate SP2316 chromosome 14, iyAndCera1_principal, whole genome shotgun sequence genome contains a region encoding:
- the LOC143376494 gene encoding uncharacterized protein LOC143376494 isoform X2 — MRSSLFDTCELLWRCLLKKAIFRGADMNTTLSSVDSGGDKRLPEATVQSIAQNLTTLQSMQNVQSVVQSNIQSIQSTQTIIGSVGTATNLIGKSISMDSNPKLPLMKPVVPSGATSTSETNKITTTLCPVGSTVRIISPGVLSTVERQNQPQAQQLLQQTQQVTSIPATYHVPRGPAAVANISAPRSTVATPIVRANTGQTVPTTRPGISTTISNPQWQPKTSVVYAQPQRHPTPPVGRVSRPPTTVYASQQPRLITPTGPGRSVQATMVTGVPGTPSRLIAPVLQTNNSITRLPVSQSRPTAPQVTNISQSTQPGRSSAQTIQPTQSNRPLSTAGTVNRIAVSTPVVGTANRISGTASVTVQPTAGRQLSINTVAGPSTGTVSRIVIPSQQIQQQQQSQPQAAPRVVQTVTSLSNLNTVSRVIATTASTSTRIPQPAPTTVARITGMSLHPLPLAPARATSAPVKTVQAQNIGPTVQIKPSQQSGLRVSSATSTNNNSNTTPTQSVQGQYLHPPHTATYYSFEPTGYDEPHTKLNSSPRPSILRKRDHDNSPVKSAAKNLVPVLASLPPVTTSSPPCSPRGDPDGGGCQSSGSTTVSATSSPGLDEEPEQSRITINPTVDMSPRKKPRKQQLIGVELTESRCTEEEMQFVTEERMKKELKEEAKEKSSDKKQTSSVQRDIIKSPTQQSTVAIRTRPTPSLLGPSWKNRWGSRLHHYRRPSEVRPREERRPTVAEIAQQKHVLQKLNGWKVYHLTAQMEDIADLEKQVHEKLKTTLTMLESQQNVRNKQDDGLERVNELIKGNMQRSSLISEGMNEARTQLIAIFQHKGPITDILQRCSNKRAQKKRDK; from the exons ATGCGGAGCAGCCTTTTCGACACGTGCGAACTGCTATGGCGTTGTTTGTTGAAAAAAGCAATTTTCAGAGGAGCAGACATGAACACAACCTTAAGTTCTGTAGACAGCGGCGGTGATAAACGTCTGCCAGAGGCGACTGTGCAGAGCATAGCGCAGAATCTCACTACCCTCCAGAGTATGCAAAATGTGCAGAGCGTTGTTCAGAGTAATATACAGAGTATTCAATCGACGCAGACTATAATAGGATCGGTTGGAACAGCTACTAATCTCATAGGGAAGTCTATATCAATGGATTCGAATCCAAAGTTACCCCTAATGAAGCCGGTGGTACCATCTGGTGCCACATCCACGTCAGAGACTAATAAGATAACTACAACG CTTTGTCCTGTGGGCTCCACAGTGAGGATAATATCTCCCGGCGTGTTAAGCACAGTGGAACGGCAGAATCAGCCGCAGGCTCAGCAACTATTACAGCAGACCCAACAGGTAACGAGTATACCAGCTACGTATCACGTACCCAGAGGGCCTGCTGCGGTTGCTAATATCTCCGCTCCGAGATCAACGGTGGCTACTCCTATTGTTAGAGCAAATACTGGGCAGACCGTGCCCACTACTAGGCCTGG AATAAGTACGACTATTTCAAATCCCCAATGGCAACCTAAAACATCAGTCGTGTACGCGCAACCCCAAAGGCACCCTACACCTCCTGTTGGTCGGGTTTCAAGGCCACCGACCACAGTGTACGCCAGCCAACAGCCTCGTCTAATTACGCCGACAGGCCCAGGAAGATCTGTACAGGCCACGATGGTCACCGGGGTTCCTGGCACTCCGTCCAGATTAATAGCGCCCGTTCTTCAAACAAATAATAGTATTACAAGACTGCCGGTCTCGCAAAGCAGACCAACCGCTCCTCAAGTGACGAATATATCGCAAAGCACGCAGCCTGGGAGATCGTCCGCTCAGACTATTCAA CCCACCCAATCGAACAGGCCCTTAAGTACCGCAGGCACTGTGAACCGTATAGCCGTGTCAACCCCCGTGGTTGGCACAGCGAACAGAATAAGCGGTACAGCTTCTGTAACGGTTCAACCAACAGCGGGACGACAATTGTCGATTAATACAGTGGCCGGTCCGTCGACGGGTACTGTTAGTCGGATTGTCATTCCGTCTCAGCAA atacaacagcaacagcaatcGCAGCCGCAAGCAGCGCCGCGTGTTGTTCAAACAGTAACCTCTTTGTCGAATCTGAATACAGTGTCGCGCGTAATTGCTACAACAGCGAGCACGAGTACGAGGATACCACAGCCAGCGCCGACCACGGTCGCTAGGATCACAGGGATGTCGTTACACCCTTTACCTTTAGCGCCTGCAAGAGCCACGTCGGCACCGGTCAAGACGGTGCAGGCTCAAAACATCGGACCAACCGTACAGATCAAGCCCTCCCAGCAATCTGGGCTGAGAGTCTCTTCAGCCACCAGTACAAACAATAACTCGAACACGACGCCTACTCAGTCGGTCCAAGGGCAATATTTGCATCCACCACACACGGCGACCTACTATTCTTTCGAGCCTACAG GATACGACGAGCCGCACACTAAGCTAAACTCGTCTCCGAGACCAAGTATACTTAGAAAGAGGGATCACGACAATTCACCCGTTAAAA GCGCGGCAAAGAATCTAGTTCCTGTCCTGGCGTCTTTACCCCCCGTCACGACGTCCAGCCCGCCGTGCTCGCCAAGAGGGGACCCGGACGGTGGCGGTTGTCAAAGTTCGGGATCCACCACGGTGTCAGCGACGTCGTCACCAGGACTTGACGAGGAGCCGGAACAATCCAGGATCACTATCAACCCAACCGTGGACATGTCTCCGAGGAAGAAGCCTCGGAAACAGCAGCTAATCGGAGTGGAGTTGACGGAATCAAGATGCACGGAAGAGGAAATGCAATTCGTTACGGAGGAGAGAATGAAGAAGGAGCTTAAGGAAGAGGCGAAAGAGAAATCGTCCGATAAGAAGCAGACCTCGAGCGTGCAACGTGATATTATTAAATCTCCTACGCAACAGTCGACTGTTGCGATACGAACGCGACCTACGCCTAGTTTATTAG GGCCGTCCTGGAAGAATAGGTGGGGCAGTAGGCTTCACCATTACAGAAGACCGAGCGAGGTTCGGCCTCGCGAAGAAAGGCGACCCACTGTTGCGGAAATAGCGCAGCAGAAGCACGTGCTGCAAAAGTTGAACGGTTGGAAAGTGTATCACCTCACTGCGCAAATGGAGGACATTGCTGACCTCGAGAAACAA GTACACGAAAAGTTAAAAACAACATTGACGATGCTCGAGTCGCAACAGAACGTCAGGAATAAACAGGACGATGGACTTGAACGTGTAAATGAATTGATTAAGGGAAACATGCAACGCAGTAGTTTAATTAGTGAAGGGATGAACGAAGCGCGCACGCAGCTTATCGCTATATTTCAACACAAAGGACCTATTACGGATATTTTGCAACGGTGCAGTAACAAACGGGCTCAAAAGAAACGGGATAAATGA
- the Dnaaf3 gene encoding dynein axonemal assembly factor 3 isoform X1 — protein sequence MWWGYSPGLDIQHEVNKSGTNCLGKCLEILIVGAGDPRHILKTLASSYLHQDRTVTYHVIELTSEQVARSILLLSTCLEKDLGLQEATRYYLEIFGNTLVRPATAKYLVQQCSRLTDIPTSTISCSWLSLDRLKHKDKDRLEAIFKFWERATRESVPIVKYWDQRIRNSLKTRYDYRDGVFDWDYHMILKSRGVSNLTIQEYRFWRNNGVAFTWLEGEPVRSNPTLLSNIIQHGPGFIHYAYLGDITNGPYFAWALEGAKDKHNKYRATDIAEREVMRVIHEIKTKEPLCEELIASHRDPSILNGTLITQMPDNEMEQESWKRERSKHKRNDMPWINIEEHKVVFHPTASLETFKHKAEYVSRFDFLWVAQNMIKQLPNLAPLLKEGAIVMVELQKYMVEPREEDLQNFVKELRNIARESALRELGDINPKEHYIARFCKH from the exons ATGTGGTGGGGCTACAGTCCTGGATTAGACATACAACATGAAGTTAATAAAAGTGGAACTAATTGCCTAGGTAAATGTCTCGAGATATTAATTGTAGGTGCTGGCGACCCGAGGCACATCTTGAAGACATTAGCATCATCGTATTTGCACCAAGATCGCACTGTTACATATCACGTAATCGAGTTAACATCGGAACAAGTTGCTAGGTCCATTCTCTTATTAAGTACTTGTTTAGAGAAAGACCTAG GACTACAAGAAGCGACACGATATTATCTGGAAATATTTGGGAATACACTTGTAAGGCCTGCGACCGCCAAGTACTTGGTGCAACAATGCAGTCGATTGACAGACATCCCAACGAGTACGATCAGTTGCTCTTGGTTGAGTTTAGACAGACTCAAGCACAAGGACAAAGATCGACTAGAGGCAATTTTTAA ATTTTGGGAGCGTGCCACGCGCGAGAGCGTTCCTATTGTCAAGTATTGGGATCAGAGAATTAGAAACTCGTTGAAAACGAGGTACGATTATCGAGATGGTGTTTTTGACTGGGATTATCATATGATTTTGAAGTCCAGAGGCGTCTCGAATCTGACTATACAAGAGTATAG ATTTTGGAGAAACAATGGAGTTGCTTTCACTTGGTTGGAAGGCGAACCTGTTAGGAGCAATCCAACATTGTTGAGTAATATAATTCAACATGGGCCTGGATTTATACACTATGCTTATCTAGGAGACATTACAAACGGGCCTTACTTCGCTTGGGCCTTAGAGGGAGCAAAGGATAAGCATAA CAAGTACAGAGCAACTGACATAGCCGAGCGAGAAGTCATGCGCGTGATACATGAAATCAAAACGAAAGAGCCACTGTGCGAAGAACTCATTGCGTCCCATAGGGATCCTTCTATATTAAATGGTACGCTAATAACTCAAATGCCGGATAACGAAATGGAACAGGAATCgtggaaaagagaaagaagcaaaCATAAGAGAAACGATATGCCCTGGATAAATATCGAAGAGCATAAG GTAGTCTTTCATCCCACAGCGTCTCTGGAGACATTCAAACACAAAGCGGAGTATGTTAGTAGATTCGACTTTTTATGGGTAGCCCAGAACATGATAAAACAACTGCCTAATCTTGCTCCGCTGCTCAAGGAAGGAGCAATCGTAATGGTAGAGTTGCAAAAGTACATGGTAGAGCCGCGAGAGGAGGATTTACAGAACTTTGTAAAGGAATTGAGAAATATAGCGCGAGAGAGCGCATTGCGCGAACTCGGTGATATAAATCCCAAAGAGCATTATATCGCTAGGTTCTGCAAGCATTAA
- the LOC143376494 gene encoding uncharacterized protein LOC143376494 isoform X1: MRSSLFDTCELLWRCLLKKAIFRGADMNTTLSSVDSGGDKRLPEATVQSIAQNLTTLQSMQNVQSVVQSNIQSIQSTQTIIGSVGTATNLIGKSISMDSNPKLPLMKPVVPSGATSTSETNKITTTLCPVGSTVRIISPGVLSTVERQNQPQAQQLLQQTQQVTSIPATYHVPRGPAAVANISAPRSTVATPIVRANTGQTVPTTRPGISTTISNPQWQPKTSVVYAQPQRHPTPPVGRVSRPPTTVYASQQPRLITPTGPGRSVQATMVTGVPGTPSRLIAPVLQTNNSITRLPVSQSRPTAPQVTNISQSTQPGRSSAQTIQPTQSNRPLSTAGTVNRIAVSTPVVGTANRISGTASVTVQPTAGRQLSINTVAGPSTGTVSRIVIPSQQIQQQQQSQPQAAPRVVQTVTSLSNLNTVSRVIATTASTSTRIPQPAPTTVARITGMSLHPLPLAPARATSAPVKTVQAQNIGPTVQIKPSQQSGLRVSSATSTNNNSNTTPTQSVQGQYLHPPHTATYYSFEPTGTYSQYRQTPVRLLVEPGYDEPHTKLNSSPRPSILRKRDHDNSPVKSAAKNLVPVLASLPPVTTSSPPCSPRGDPDGGGCQSSGSTTVSATSSPGLDEEPEQSRITINPTVDMSPRKKPRKQQLIGVELTESRCTEEEMQFVTEERMKKELKEEAKEKSSDKKQTSSVQRDIIKSPTQQSTVAIRTRPTPSLLGPSWKNRWGSRLHHYRRPSEVRPREERRPTVAEIAQQKHVLQKLNGWKVYHLTAQMEDIADLEKQVHEKLKTTLTMLESQQNVRNKQDDGLERVNELIKGNMQRSSLISEGMNEARTQLIAIFQHKGPITDILQRCSNKRAQKKRDK, translated from the exons ATGCGGAGCAGCCTTTTCGACACGTGCGAACTGCTATGGCGTTGTTTGTTGAAAAAAGCAATTTTCAGAGGAGCAGACATGAACACAACCTTAAGTTCTGTAGACAGCGGCGGTGATAAACGTCTGCCAGAGGCGACTGTGCAGAGCATAGCGCAGAATCTCACTACCCTCCAGAGTATGCAAAATGTGCAGAGCGTTGTTCAGAGTAATATACAGAGTATTCAATCGACGCAGACTATAATAGGATCGGTTGGAACAGCTACTAATCTCATAGGGAAGTCTATATCAATGGATTCGAATCCAAAGTTACCCCTAATGAAGCCGGTGGTACCATCTGGTGCCACATCCACGTCAGAGACTAATAAGATAACTACAACG CTTTGTCCTGTGGGCTCCACAGTGAGGATAATATCTCCCGGCGTGTTAAGCACAGTGGAACGGCAGAATCAGCCGCAGGCTCAGCAACTATTACAGCAGACCCAACAGGTAACGAGTATACCAGCTACGTATCACGTACCCAGAGGGCCTGCTGCGGTTGCTAATATCTCCGCTCCGAGATCAACGGTGGCTACTCCTATTGTTAGAGCAAATACTGGGCAGACCGTGCCCACTACTAGGCCTGG AATAAGTACGACTATTTCAAATCCCCAATGGCAACCTAAAACATCAGTCGTGTACGCGCAACCCCAAAGGCACCCTACACCTCCTGTTGGTCGGGTTTCAAGGCCACCGACCACAGTGTACGCCAGCCAACAGCCTCGTCTAATTACGCCGACAGGCCCAGGAAGATCTGTACAGGCCACGATGGTCACCGGGGTTCCTGGCACTCCGTCCAGATTAATAGCGCCCGTTCTTCAAACAAATAATAGTATTACAAGACTGCCGGTCTCGCAAAGCAGACCAACCGCTCCTCAAGTGACGAATATATCGCAAAGCACGCAGCCTGGGAGATCGTCCGCTCAGACTATTCAA CCCACCCAATCGAACAGGCCCTTAAGTACCGCAGGCACTGTGAACCGTATAGCCGTGTCAACCCCCGTGGTTGGCACAGCGAACAGAATAAGCGGTACAGCTTCTGTAACGGTTCAACCAACAGCGGGACGACAATTGTCGATTAATACAGTGGCCGGTCCGTCGACGGGTACTGTTAGTCGGATTGTCATTCCGTCTCAGCAA atacaacagcaacagcaatcGCAGCCGCAAGCAGCGCCGCGTGTTGTTCAAACAGTAACCTCTTTGTCGAATCTGAATACAGTGTCGCGCGTAATTGCTACAACAGCGAGCACGAGTACGAGGATACCACAGCCAGCGCCGACCACGGTCGCTAGGATCACAGGGATGTCGTTACACCCTTTACCTTTAGCGCCTGCAAGAGCCACGTCGGCACCGGTCAAGACGGTGCAGGCTCAAAACATCGGACCAACCGTACAGATCAAGCCCTCCCAGCAATCTGGGCTGAGAGTCTCTTCAGCCACCAGTACAAACAATAACTCGAACACGACGCCTACTCAGTCGGTCCAAGGGCAATATTTGCATCCACCACACACGGCGACCTACTATTCTTTCGAGCCTACAG GAACGTATTCTCAGTATCGACAAACTCCAGTAAGATTGCTTGTTGAACCAGGATACGACGAGCCGCACACTAAGCTAAACTCGTCTCCGAGACCAAGTATACTTAGAAAGAGGGATCACGACAATTCACCCGTTAAAA GCGCGGCAAAGAATCTAGTTCCTGTCCTGGCGTCTTTACCCCCCGTCACGACGTCCAGCCCGCCGTGCTCGCCAAGAGGGGACCCGGACGGTGGCGGTTGTCAAAGTTCGGGATCCACCACGGTGTCAGCGACGTCGTCACCAGGACTTGACGAGGAGCCGGAACAATCCAGGATCACTATCAACCCAACCGTGGACATGTCTCCGAGGAAGAAGCCTCGGAAACAGCAGCTAATCGGAGTGGAGTTGACGGAATCAAGATGCACGGAAGAGGAAATGCAATTCGTTACGGAGGAGAGAATGAAGAAGGAGCTTAAGGAAGAGGCGAAAGAGAAATCGTCCGATAAGAAGCAGACCTCGAGCGTGCAACGTGATATTATTAAATCTCCTACGCAACAGTCGACTGTTGCGATACGAACGCGACCTACGCCTAGTTTATTAG GGCCGTCCTGGAAGAATAGGTGGGGCAGTAGGCTTCACCATTACAGAAGACCGAGCGAGGTTCGGCCTCGCGAAGAAAGGCGACCCACTGTTGCGGAAATAGCGCAGCAGAAGCACGTGCTGCAAAAGTTGAACGGTTGGAAAGTGTATCACCTCACTGCGCAAATGGAGGACATTGCTGACCTCGAGAAACAA GTACACGAAAAGTTAAAAACAACATTGACGATGCTCGAGTCGCAACAGAACGTCAGGAATAAACAGGACGATGGACTTGAACGTGTAAATGAATTGATTAAGGGAAACATGCAACGCAGTAGTTTAATTAGTGAAGGGATGAACGAAGCGCGCACGCAGCTTATCGCTATATTTCAACACAAAGGACCTATTACGGATATTTTGCAACGGTGCAGTAACAAACGGGCTCAAAAGAAACGGGATAAATGA
- the Dnaaf3 gene encoding dynein axonemal assembly factor 3 isoform X2, translating to MQNSEVCTAIFFVKKHSFFSIEKFNTQGLQEATRYYLEIFGNTLVRPATAKYLVQQCSRLTDIPTSTISCSWLSLDRLKHKDKDRLEAIFKFWERATRESVPIVKYWDQRIRNSLKTRYDYRDGVFDWDYHMILKSRGVSNLTIQEYRFWRNNGVAFTWLEGEPVRSNPTLLSNIIQHGPGFIHYAYLGDITNGPYFAWALEGAKDKHNKYRATDIAEREVMRVIHEIKTKEPLCEELIASHRDPSILNGTLITQMPDNEMEQESWKRERSKHKRNDMPWINIEEHKVVFHPTASLETFKHKAEYVSRFDFLWVAQNMIKQLPNLAPLLKEGAIVMVELQKYMVEPREEDLQNFVKELRNIARESALRELGDINPKEHYIARFCKH from the exons ATGCAAAATTCTGAGGTGTGCACTGCAATTTTCTTTGTTAAAAAGCATTCTTTCTTTTCAATCGAAAAATTTAACACACAAGGACTACAAGAAGCGACACGATATTATCTGGAAATATTTGGGAATACACTTGTAAGGCCTGCGACCGCCAAGTACTTGGTGCAACAATGCAGTCGATTGACAGACATCCCAACGAGTACGATCAGTTGCTCTTGGTTGAGTTTAGACAGACTCAAGCACAAGGACAAAGATCGACTAGAGGCAATTTTTAA ATTTTGGGAGCGTGCCACGCGCGAGAGCGTTCCTATTGTCAAGTATTGGGATCAGAGAATTAGAAACTCGTTGAAAACGAGGTACGATTATCGAGATGGTGTTTTTGACTGGGATTATCATATGATTTTGAAGTCCAGAGGCGTCTCGAATCTGACTATACAAGAGTATAG ATTTTGGAGAAACAATGGAGTTGCTTTCACTTGGTTGGAAGGCGAACCTGTTAGGAGCAATCCAACATTGTTGAGTAATATAATTCAACATGGGCCTGGATTTATACACTATGCTTATCTAGGAGACATTACAAACGGGCCTTACTTCGCTTGGGCCTTAGAGGGAGCAAAGGATAAGCATAA CAAGTACAGAGCAACTGACATAGCCGAGCGAGAAGTCATGCGCGTGATACATGAAATCAAAACGAAAGAGCCACTGTGCGAAGAACTCATTGCGTCCCATAGGGATCCTTCTATATTAAATGGTACGCTAATAACTCAAATGCCGGATAACGAAATGGAACAGGAATCgtggaaaagagaaagaagcaaaCATAAGAGAAACGATATGCCCTGGATAAATATCGAAGAGCATAAG GTAGTCTTTCATCCCACAGCGTCTCTGGAGACATTCAAACACAAAGCGGAGTATGTTAGTAGATTCGACTTTTTATGGGTAGCCCAGAACATGATAAAACAACTGCCTAATCTTGCTCCGCTGCTCAAGGAAGGAGCAATCGTAATGGTAGAGTTGCAAAAGTACATGGTAGAGCCGCGAGAGGAGGATTTACAGAACTTTGTAAAGGAATTGAGAAATATAGCGCGAGAGAGCGCATTGCGCGAACTCGGTGATATAAATCCCAAAGAGCATTATATCGCTAGGTTCTGCAAGCATTAA